One part of the Vitis riparia cultivar Riparia Gloire de Montpellier isolate 1030 chromosome 8, EGFV_Vit.rip_1.0, whole genome shotgun sequence genome encodes these proteins:
- the LOC117921142 gene encoding cytochrome P450 76A1-like encodes MEWTTNFLVWLIIPFLSALLLLLHRLNSGFNKHLPPGPPGWPIFGNIFDLGTLPHQKLAGLRDTYGDVVWLNLGYIGTMVVQSSKAAAELFKNHDLSFSDRSIHETMRVHQYNESSLSLAPYGPYWRSLRRLVTVDMLTMKRINETVPIRRKCVDDLLLWIEEEAQGMDGTAPGLELGRFFFLATFNMIGNLMLSRDLLDPQSRKGSEFFTAMRISMESSGHTNFADFFPWLKWLDPQGLKKRMEVDLGKSIEIASGFVKERMRQGRTEESKRKDFLDVLLEFQGDGKDEATKISEKGINIFITEMFMAASETTSSTMEWAMTELLRSPESMTKVKAELGRVIGEKRKLEESDLDDLPYLQAVVKETLRLHPAVPFLVPRRAVEDTKFMGYHIPKGTQVFVNVWAIGREAETWDDALCFKPERFVDSNMDYKGQNFEFIPFGAGRRICVGIPLAYRVLHFVLGSLLHHFDWQLERNVTPETIDMKEGRGIVICKFHPLKAVPKIKPIST; translated from the exons ATGGAGTGGACTAcaaattttcttgtttggttgatTATCCCTTTCTTATCAGCACTGCTCTTGCTACTTCACCGGCTAAACTCCGGCTTTAATAAGCATCTGCCACCGGGACCGCCGGGATGGCCAATTTTCGGAAATATTTTCGATCTGGGAACATTACCACACCAAAAACTTGCTGGCCTAAGAGACACGTATGGGGACGTCGTGTGGCTAAATTTAGGTTATATTGGGACGATGGTGGTTCAGTCCTCTAAGGCGGCCGCTGAACTGTTCAAGAACCATGACCTTTCTTTCTCGGACCGGAGCATCCACGAAACCATGCGAGTTCACCAATATAACGAAAGCTCTTTGTCCCTGGCTCCATACGGTCCATACTGGCGCTCACTGAGACGTCTGGTGACCGTGGACATGCTGACCATGAAGCGAATCAACGAGACTGTCCCGATTCGTAGAAAATGCGTGGATGATTTGTTATTGTGGATAGAAGAGGAGGCACAGGGGATGGATGGAACGGCTCCTGGTTTAGAGTTAGGTCGCTTCTTCTTCCTTGCCACATTCAACATGATCGGAAACCTTATGCTGTCACGAGACCTATTGGATCCGCAATCGAGGAAGGGGTCGGAGTTCTTTACAGCAATGCGCATATCGATGGAGAGCTCGGGCCATACCAACTTTGCTGATTTCTTTCCATGGCTTAAATGGCTGGACCCGCAGGGCTTAAAGAAAAGAATGGAGGTTGATCTTGGAAAATCCATAGAAATTGCTTCCGGCTTCGTTAAGGAGCGTATGAGACAAGGGCGGACGGAGGAAAGCAAGAGGAAGGACTTCCTGGATGTGCTGCTAGAGTTTCAAGGTGATGGAAAGGATGAAGCAACTAAAATTTCCGAGAAGGGCATCAACATATTCATAACG GAAATGTTCATGGCTGCATCAGAAACCACTAGCAGCACCATGGAATGGGCTATGACTGAGCTCCTGCGCAGTCCTGAGTCCATGACTAAGGTTAAGGCAGAGCTTGGTCGAGTTATTGGAGAAAAAAGGAAGCTTGAAGAGAGCGACCTGGATGATCTCCCATATTTACAGGCTGTGGTGAAAGAGACACTACGATTGCATCCTGCAGTTCCATTCCTAGTTCCACGAAGAGCAGTTGAAGATACTAAATTCATGGGGTACCACATACCCAAAGGCACGCAAGTATTCGTGAATGTTTGGGCAATTGGAAGGGAAGCCGAAACTTGGGATGATGCACTATGTTTTAAGCCAGAGAGATTTGTAGACTCAAACATGGATTATAAGGGCCAAAATTTCGAGTTCATCCCATTTGGCGCAGGGCGAAGGATTTGCGTAGGAATTCCATTAGCCTATCGAGTGCTACACTTTGTGTTGGGGTCGCTGCTTCATCATTTTGACTGGCAACTTGAGCGTAATGTCACGCCAGAGACAATAGACATGAAAGAGGGGCGCGGGATCGTAATCTGCAAGTTTCATCCATTGAAAGCTGTACCCAAAATTAAGCCTATCTCTACCTGA
- the LOC117920053 gene encoding cytochrome P450 76A1-like → MEYEMVGIVIALVLWAVWAMVTERRHRRLEELGQLPPGPRSWPVVGNIFQLGWAPHVSFAKLAGKHGPIMTLWLGSMSTVVISSNEVAREMFKNHDVVLAGRKIYEAMKGDRGNEGSIITAQYGPQWRMLRRLCTSEFFVTSRLDAMRGVRGGCIDRMVQFVTEAGTSGTHAIDVGRFIFLMAFNLIGNLMFSKDLLDPKSERGAEFFYHAGKVMELAGRPNVADFLPILRWFDPQGIRRKTQFHVERAFAIAGGFIKERMETMAKGSGEAKSKDFLDVLLEFRGDGVEEPSRFSSRTINVIVFEMFTAGTDTTTSTLEWAMAELLHTPRILNKVQAELRSVVKPGSKLEEKDMENLPYLIAVIKETLRLHPPLPFLVPHMAMNSCKMLGYCIPKETQVLVNVWAIGRDPKTWKDPLVFMPERFLEPNMVDYKGHHFEFIPFGSGRRMCPAVPLASRVLPLALGSLLHSFNWVLPDGLNPKDMDMTERMGITLRKSVPLRAMPVPYKGIQTQVFA, encoded by the exons ATGGAGTATGAGATGGTGGGGATAGTAATAGCACTGGTGCTATGGGCAGTATGGGCAATGGTGACGGAGCGGCGACACCGCCGTTTGGAAGAGCTGGGGCAGCTGCCACCAGGGCCAAGATCGTGGCCGGTGGTTGGCAACATCTTCCAATTGGGTTGGGCACCCCACGTATCTTTTGCTAAATTGGCTGGCAAGCACGGGCCCATCATGACTCTGTGGTTAGGTTCCATGAGCACCGTGGTGATTTCGTCGAATGAAGTGGCCAGGGAAATGTTTAAGAATCATGATGTGGTGCTTGCGGGGAGGAAGATTTATGAGGCCATGAAAGGGGACCGTGGAAACGAGGGTTCCATAATTACAGCTCAATATGGTCCCCAGTGGCGCATGCTGAGGCGCTTGTGCACCAGCGAGTTCTTTGTGACCAGCCGTCTGGATGCCATGCGTGGGGTACGTGGTGGGTGCATTGACCGTATGGTGCAGTTTGTGACCGAAGCAGGAACCTCAGGTACGCATGCCATCGATGTAGGGAGGTTCATTTTCTTGATGGCTTTCAATCTCATAGGCAATCTCATGTTCTCCAAGGATCTTTTGGATCCAAAATCGGAGAGAGGGGCGGAGTTTTTTTATCATGCAGGTAAAGTCATGGAGTTGGCAGGGAGGCCGAACGTGGCCGATTTTTTGCCAATTCTACGATGGTTTGATCCTCAAGGCATTAGGAGGAAGACCCAGTTCCATGTGGAACGAGCCTTTGCTATCGCTGGAGGCTTCATCAAAGAGAGGATGGAGACCATGGCCAAAGGAAGTGGTGAAGCGAAGAGCAAGGACTTCCTAGACGTGCTCTTGGAGTTCCGTGGAGATGGTGTGGAGGAGCCCTCTAGGTTCTCTTCCAGAACCATCAACGTTATCGTCTTT GAGATGTTCACGGCCGGGACTGACACCACCACGAGCACCTTGGAGTGGGCCATGGCAGAGCTCCTCCACACCCCACGTATACTAAACAAAGTCCAGGCTGAGCTGAGAAGCGTCGTCAAACCCGGTTCCAAGCTGGAGGAGAAGGACATGGAAAACCTCCCATACCTCATAGCAGTCATCAAGGAGACCCTGAGACTTCACCCACCTCTACCTTTCTTAGTCCCCCACATGGCAATGAACTCTTGCAAGATGCTAGGCTACTGCATTCCCAAAGAAACACAAGTGTTGGTTAACGTTTGGGCAATCGGACGCGACCCCAAGACCTGGAAAGACCCTTTAGTGTTCATGCCGGAGAGGTTCTTAGAGCCCAACATGGTGGACTACAAGGGACACCATTTTGAATTCATACCATTTGGGTCAGGCCGTCGAATGTGTCCTGCAGTTCCACTCGCTTCTCGTGTGCTCCCCTTGGCTCTAGGATCCCTCTTGCACTCCTTCAATTGGGTCTTACCGGATGGGCTCAATCCCAAAGACATGGACATGACTGAAAGGATGGGAATAACACTGAGGAAATCTGTTCCATTGAGGGCCATGCCAGTACCATATAAGGGGATCCAAACTCAGGTATTTGCATAG
- the LOC117920949 gene encoding probable 3-deoxy-D-manno-octulosonic acid transferase, mitochondrial isoform X2, whose protein sequence is MIGEKGKLLYNVYRALTYGLSPFLYLHLRFRTLQGIEHPVRWPERLGRPSTSRPPGHLIWFHTASLGEGMAAIPVIKRCIEERPDCTILMTSTTASAFEIITNQLPTGVIYQFAPLDIPAAMDAFLGYWKPNAVMLMECELWPNLILGAARNGIALALLNARMSAKSFSRWSRPVLLPLISLMLSKFSLIVPLSTMQGIRFQLLQAPPYVINFSGDLKYTVEEFDISKRGVQSIEELKVQLAHRRVWMVSSIHRGEEKVQELQKEGLSVALRSRDEKLVSGTSIYVVDTLGELRHFYTLTPIAVIGGSFLPGLTGHNISEAAAAGCAVLTGHHVGHFSDMVLKMQRSNPLSVLQVSAEELEEALSELFSNSEILEARCLAAKQAFQALSSGIVANVWNQLNFNVLRQALC, encoded by the exons ATGATTGGAGAGAAGGGGAAGCTACTGTATAATGTGTACAGAGCCCTAACCTACGGTCTCTCTCCATTTCTCTACCTTCATCTACGTTTCCGCACTCTCCAGGGCATCGAACACCCTGTCCGGTGGCCGGAGCGTCTTGGCCGTCCTTCTACCTCACGCCCTCCCGGCCATCTCATATGGTTCCACACCGCCTCTTTAG GTGAAGGAATGGCTGCAATCCCAGTAATCAAACGCTGTATTGAGGAAAGACCCGATTGTACCATTTTGATGACTTCAACTACTGCGTCTGCATT TGAAATAATAACGAATCAGCTCCCTACTGGTGTCATATATCAG TTTGCCCCACTTGATATTCCTGCTGCTATGGATGCTTTCCTTGGCTATTGGAAGCCCAATGCTGTCATGCTAATGGAGTGTGAACTGTGGCCAAATCTTATTTTAGGAGCTGCAAGAAATGGT ATTGCACTGGCATTATTAAATGCTCGGATGTCTGCAAAATCCTTTTCACGTTGGTCTCGACCTGTGCTTCTTCCGTTGATTTCCTTAATGCTGTCAAAGTTTTCCTTGATTGTCCCATTG AGCACCATGCAGGGAATCCGCTTTCAGCTATTGCAAGCCCCACCATATGTCATCAACTTTTCTGGTGACCTGAAATATA CGGTTGAAGAATTTGACATTTCCAAAAGAGGGGTACAAAGTATAGAAGAACTTAAGGTGCAGCTTGCCCATAGGCGGGTTTGGATGGTTTCTTCCATACATAGGGGTGAAGAAAAAG TGCAGGAACTGCAGAAAGAAGGGCTGAGTGTAGCTCTGAGGTCACGTGATGAGAAACTTGTGTCAGGGACAAGTATATATGTGGTGGACACATTAG GTGAACTGAGACACTTTTATACGCTAACTCCCATAGCAGTAATTGGAGGTTCTTTCTTGCCTGGTTTAACTGGCCATAACATTTCGGAAGCTGCTGCAGCTGGCTGTGCTGTTCTGACTG GTCATCATGTTGGGCATTTTTCGGATATGGTACTGAAAATGCAACGATCGAATCCTTTGTCAGTTCTGCAG GTTTCTGCAGAAGAACTTGAGGAAGCTCTCAGTGAGCTTTTCAGCAATAGTGAAATTCTGGAAGCACGTTGTCTGGCTGCAAAACAAGCATTTCAAGCTCTGTCAAGCGGGATTGTTGCAAATGTTTGGAATCAACTAAATTTCAATGTTCTCAGACAGGCTTTGTGTTAA
- the LOC117920949 gene encoding probable 3-deoxy-D-manno-octulosonic acid transferase, mitochondrial isoform X1 yields MIGEKGKLLYNVYRALTYGLSPFLYLHLRFRTLQGIEHPVRWPERLGRPSTSRPPGHLIWFHTASLGEGMAAIPVIKRCIEERPDCTILMTSTTASAFEIITNQLPTGVIYQFAPLDIPAAMDAFLGYWKPNAVMLMECELWPNLILGAARNGIALALLNARMSAKSFSRWSRPVLLPLISLMLSKFSLIVPLSTMQGIRFQLLQAPPYVINFSGDLKYTVEEFDISKRGVQSIEELKVQLAHRRVWMVSSIHRGEEKVMLGVHKVLMRMHPDMVTIIVPRYPQHGREIAIELQKEGLSVALRSRDEKLVSGTSIYVVDTLGELRHFYTLTPIAVIGGSFLPGLTGHNISEAAAAGCAVLTGHHVGHFSDMVLKMQRSNPLSVLQVSAEELEEALSELFSNSEILEARCLAAKQAFQALSSGIVANVWNQLNFNVLRQALC; encoded by the exons ATGATTGGAGAGAAGGGGAAGCTACTGTATAATGTGTACAGAGCCCTAACCTACGGTCTCTCTCCATTTCTCTACCTTCATCTACGTTTCCGCACTCTCCAGGGCATCGAACACCCTGTCCGGTGGCCGGAGCGTCTTGGCCGTCCTTCTACCTCACGCCCTCCCGGCCATCTCATATGGTTCCACACCGCCTCTTTAG GTGAAGGAATGGCTGCAATCCCAGTAATCAAACGCTGTATTGAGGAAAGACCCGATTGTACCATTTTGATGACTTCAACTACTGCGTCTGCATT TGAAATAATAACGAATCAGCTCCCTACTGGTGTCATATATCAG TTTGCCCCACTTGATATTCCTGCTGCTATGGATGCTTTCCTTGGCTATTGGAAGCCCAATGCTGTCATGCTAATGGAGTGTGAACTGTGGCCAAATCTTATTTTAGGAGCTGCAAGAAATGGT ATTGCACTGGCATTATTAAATGCTCGGATGTCTGCAAAATCCTTTTCACGTTGGTCTCGACCTGTGCTTCTTCCGTTGATTTCCTTAATGCTGTCAAAGTTTTCCTTGATTGTCCCATTG AGCACCATGCAGGGAATCCGCTTTCAGCTATTGCAAGCCCCACCATATGTCATCAACTTTTCTGGTGACCTGAAATATA CGGTTGAAGAATTTGACATTTCCAAAAGAGGGGTACAAAGTATAGAAGAACTTAAGGTGCAGCTTGCCCATAGGCGGGTTTGGATGGTTTCTTCCATACATAGGGGTGAAGAAAAAG TTATGCTAGGAGTTCACAAAGTTCTAATGCGAATGCACCCTGATATGGTCACCATTATTGTGCCTCGATATCCACAGCATGGACGTGAGATTGCTATA GAACTGCAGAAAGAAGGGCTGAGTGTAGCTCTGAGGTCACGTGATGAGAAACTTGTGTCAGGGACAAGTATATATGTGGTGGACACATTAG GTGAACTGAGACACTTTTATACGCTAACTCCCATAGCAGTAATTGGAGGTTCTTTCTTGCCTGGTTTAACTGGCCATAACATTTCGGAAGCTGCTGCAGCTGGCTGTGCTGTTCTGACTG GTCATCATGTTGGGCATTTTTCGGATATGGTACTGAAAATGCAACGATCGAATCCTTTGTCAGTTCTGCAG GTTTCTGCAGAAGAACTTGAGGAAGCTCTCAGTGAGCTTTTCAGCAATAGTGAAATTCTGGAAGCACGTTGTCTGGCTGCAAAACAAGCATTTCAAGCTCTGTCAAGCGGGATTGTTGCAAATGTTTGGAATCAACTAAATTTCAATGTTCTCAGACAGGCTTTGTGTTAA
- the LOC117920949 gene encoding probable 3-deoxy-D-manno-octulosonic acid transferase, mitochondrial isoform X3, translating to MIGEKGKLLYNVYRALTYGLSPFLYLHLRFRTLQGIEHPVRWPERLGRPSTSRPPGHLIWFHTASLGEGMAAIPVIKRCIEERPDCTILMTSTTASAFEIITNQLPTGVIYQFAPLDIPAAMDAFLGYWKPNAVMLMECELWPNLILGAARNGIALALLNARMSAKSFSRWSRPVLLPLISLMLSKFSLIVPLSTMQGIRFQLLQAPPYVINFSGDLKYTVEEFDISKRGVQSIEELKVQLAHRRVWMVSSIHRGEEKVMLGVHKVLMRMHPDMVTIIVPRYPQHGREIAIELQKEGLSVALRSRDEKLVSGTSIYVVDTLDLICVKPGVLVL from the exons ATGATTGGAGAGAAGGGGAAGCTACTGTATAATGTGTACAGAGCCCTAACCTACGGTCTCTCTCCATTTCTCTACCTTCATCTACGTTTCCGCACTCTCCAGGGCATCGAACACCCTGTCCGGTGGCCGGAGCGTCTTGGCCGTCCTTCTACCTCACGCCCTCCCGGCCATCTCATATGGTTCCACACCGCCTCTTTAG GTGAAGGAATGGCTGCAATCCCAGTAATCAAACGCTGTATTGAGGAAAGACCCGATTGTACCATTTTGATGACTTCAACTACTGCGTCTGCATT TGAAATAATAACGAATCAGCTCCCTACTGGTGTCATATATCAG TTTGCCCCACTTGATATTCCTGCTGCTATGGATGCTTTCCTTGGCTATTGGAAGCCCAATGCTGTCATGCTAATGGAGTGTGAACTGTGGCCAAATCTTATTTTAGGAGCTGCAAGAAATGGT ATTGCACTGGCATTATTAAATGCTCGGATGTCTGCAAAATCCTTTTCACGTTGGTCTCGACCTGTGCTTCTTCCGTTGATTTCCTTAATGCTGTCAAAGTTTTCCTTGATTGTCCCATTG AGCACCATGCAGGGAATCCGCTTTCAGCTATTGCAAGCCCCACCATATGTCATCAACTTTTCTGGTGACCTGAAATATA CGGTTGAAGAATTTGACATTTCCAAAAGAGGGGTACAAAGTATAGAAGAACTTAAGGTGCAGCTTGCCCATAGGCGGGTTTGGATGGTTTCTTCCATACATAGGGGTGAAGAAAAAG TTATGCTAGGAGTTCACAAAGTTCTAATGCGAATGCACCCTGATATGGTCACCATTATTGTGCCTCGATATCCACAGCATGGACGTGAGATTGCTATA GAACTGCAGAAAGAAGGGCTGAGTGTAGCTCTGAGGTCACGTGATGAGAAACTTGTGTCAGGGACAAGTATATATGTGGTGGACACATTAG ACCTTATATGTGTGAAACCTGGGGTGCTTGTTCTTTAG